One Chionomys nivalis chromosome 15, mChiNiv1.1, whole genome shotgun sequence genomic window, CTAAACTtaatttcaatacattatttagactccttgaaatagaatgcttagtaaaacttttgttacgtgtttcttgcttaatattgtttgttgcttgtaattttatatttggtatctgttcctattgtatatagttgtattgggtttggttcTATCTTGTTTAGACAGAAGGAGGAGATGGTGCGGAAGCTCACCCAATCACATCTGGCTAGAGTGTGGCTGCCTGGGGCCAGGGAAGAAAACCTGGGGATCCAGGTGTGCTCGCTCTCTTCTCTGCACGCAGTGTTTGCCGGACCCGGGTCGTGTGAGTTTCCccattttcaattattaaattataccTGTTGTTTTGAGCTAGTCTATTTATTTAAGCATACTGGTCGAATACACTGACactcctggtctacagagctagttccagcacagtcagcactccacagggaaatcctgtcccaaaaaagaaaaaaaaaagaaaagaaagaaaaagaaaagagtaattgtatgtatgtgtgtgtgtgtgtgtgtatgtgtgtgtgtgtgttgcctgcttTTATCCCTGGTGCTCTTGGATAGAAGGCAGCTttagatcacctggaactggaattatagacagttgtgagctgccatgttaaTGCTAGAAACTGATCTTGGGACCGCTGGAAGAGTACATAGTTCTCTTAACAACTGCGTCATTTTTCTAGCCCCTGCCATTGAAAggctaattttaatatttttattttttatgaatgtgtgtgcacatgcatgcatgcacatacctaaaacatgtggaggtcagaggacaatctgtggagtcagttctctgcctTCACCACAAAGGTCCCCAAAGATGAAACCCAGGTCACTGACCTTCAtaacaaacacctttacccacggAGATATCTTGCCATTCTGGCACTGTTGGGAGCTGTTGGGGGCtatggacccccagaccctgaattctctgcaaacaacttgttttcctctgctctgagcaggctGCACTCTCTCTAAGagcgagaccctgatggcaggctgGTGGGTCTACAGCTGAAGACCCCGAGAGCTGGGGCGAGGCCAGAGCCctgtataagctgcccctgagcacaataaacttggcactcttgtatcaaggatggGATGACCCgtgtccttctctctctctctctctctctctctctctctctctctctctctctctctctctctctcgtgtgtgtgtgtgtgtgtgtgtgtgtgtgtgtgtgtgtgtgtgattttaagtCTCCAGGCCAGTTCCTGGCTCGTATAACTGGTCCTGTGGTGCAGGGGCTACAGGACCGTTGGCTTTGCACGGCACTACTGAAAATTCAGGACAATTTAATTCAAAATGGTATcaaagcacaaaaataaaaaagcctttaGCATCAGGACAATTACTAGTGTCAGAATCTGAGAGGAAGTGACAATAATTCAAAGCTAAACTAGAATAAcgttggatttttttattttctttttctctctattaAGACAGTACCTCACTGTAAAGCTCctgctgcctggaactcactatgtagaccaggctgacccccaAGTCCTAGCACCACCTGGGGCTCTGGCAGGCTCTGAAGCTGACCACTTCAGCTTCCGAGACTGATGGTTTTGCATCCTCAAAGGGACAACAGTCATAGCAGAATCCTTTGTTACCATGGTTACCTTGATGGTGTGAAGAAACATGAGATTATGCTTGGTCTGCTGAAATGTCAAGGTATTGACCCCAGCAAGGTTTCCTTAGAAGAGAAGGACATCTCCAGTCATTCATCATAGCATGAATTCTAACTGGTCTTAATAAAGAAACCCCAGAGTTTATCTAGGGGTTTAtttaggggttaatgctgaaagatgagagaagaacagcagccaaccactagagggTCCtttcctctaccaatgctcagaccaaatgggcgatcctgtctctacaaatcctcagactgctgcTGTCTCTTCTTAACCTCAGAATGCATCTCACACTGAATCCTTAGACAATCCttagactgcactgagctcctgtctcctcctgtcttatagtcctctctccatccagccatatcactcctgtctccaagtccctagtgctgggatcccaagtgctaCATCACCTTTGAgtgatctctgtttctctttgaaacagattcaatctcacgtagcccagggtagccttgaactcacagagatccttctgcctctgtttactgagtgctgggattaaaggtgtgtgccaccactgcctagcctctatggctaactagtggttctctgcactctgatcttcaggcaagctttatttgttaaaacacaaactgtCCCTACAATTCATCACTGTCTAGGTTCCACTCTCCTTTTTGAAACTGTTCACAAGTTGGGATGACAGCACCACCCGCACCTCTGGGCCCATCCAAAAGCTTTTCTACATATCCAGCAACTTCTGTGATAGCTATTAGCATGTGTGACTCCACCTACCTTCTCCAGGTTCaatcacatctttaattctacaGCCAGGAGACAAATAAATAGGTAGAAATGAACATCCTTGGGAAACTAGGTCACATAGGGAAAAAATACACTATACCAGATTAAAGGTGCCAGTGAAATATTAGTTTGTAAGAAACCTCAATGGAGGCTGTGCAGGTGGTGCACAGGTTAAAAGTCCTTCACCAAACAGTGGAGCATAGCACTCATGCAGTTGACCAGGGAATTATTCCATGTCACTGCTACCCCTGTTCACACACGAGACACGGTTCTTTCCAGCACTTCCTGCCCCCACAAGGGCTGAGTGCATACAATGTATGTCCTAATACCCTGGTCGCTGTTTCTGTACTGCCAGGTATTAGATGTCATCCAAAAAGAGCCCCATGCAGGGAGAAGGTCAGGGTCAACTTGCCCCATGGGTACTCTTTGACCACAGCCAACTCTGGCAGCCTGAGCAGCTCGAAAacaactttctttgtttttgtttttttatcaatATTTTATCAAGTCTTTCTAAAGTTCTGTGGAATGCAGTTTCAGTGCTAGAATTTTGCTTTGTAATTTGTGAGAACATTCCCACAAACAGAATTTGAGAAATACTGAACTGGATTTGTAGGAGAGTCATTGGCTGTCATACACTGTTCAGAAGGAAAGATTGGACTGTGTAGTGCACAGGAAAATGCCTTGGACAAACTCTGTGAGGAAAGAGTATGAAAATCAAATTAGGACTGAAAGTCTCCTCCGTTGTTACTCTGCCTCTTTCTTCAAAGCCCCAGCAAAGACATCACCATCCACACACCCTCTGGTCTTCCTGGGCTCCTCTGGATGATACTGGTACCAATAGAAAAGGATACATTTATAGTCAAGACTAGAACTTTGCTCAAAGTTATCTGACATGCAttatatagttactgattcatcATCTAAACACATATTTACTGATCTCTGTCATGTGCCCCGTCCAGCATGAGGCACTGGGTATATAGTGACTATGACAAATGTCtccagacagatggctcagtggttaagagcattgcctgctcttccaaaggtcctgagttcaatacccagcatccacatggtggctcacaaccatctgtaatgatgtatggtgccctcttctggcctgtaggcatacatgcagaaagaatatcatatgcataataaataaataaatatttaaaaagaaaacaaaaacaaaaacaaaaagacaaatgtcTCCAGTCAAAGTGATAGACCTTAGGCATCGAGATCCCCACAGCAATGGGCAGGATGGTCTGTACCCTACCTAGCCCTCCTAACTCATGCCTCTGCAGATTGCAAACGTTGCTGCAACCTAGGAAGCAGCAGACACCCACACCTCCCTGGCCCAAGACCAAGAAGTACAAGAAATTCCGCTTTCACGGTGATTCATGTGATGGGTGCACAAAAGACCAAATGATGTTTCCAGTGGGAAAACTAAAATTTGTTTGTGAAGCAGGGATAAAAGCGGCAGCATTAAATCTAAACCATTTCCTGtgagttggatttcttttttaaaaattggccgCCGTAGCATTTTCTTAGTCACCTTTTCTCTAGGCTTTATTGGAGGCGTAGTCCCTCCTAGCAACCTCCCATCTGCTAGAAAACAGAATCAAGAGAAAGAGGAGCCTTGGCGACACATCCCTCGTTGATGGATACTAGGGGGACTCAGTACGCGAACCCTCATTTGTATAAAATCCTATTAGAGCCCTCTTCAGACTAACAAAATGAGGTGTACAACCCTGGAGGAGAGCCGCCGTCATCCATGTTTCTAGTAACGAGAGTATTGGAAAGCTGCAAACCTCTGCTGCTCCTAATTGCCAGGCAACAGTAAGGCCCTTGGTTCTCTCCAATTAAACCGTTCTCACTGCAGGCAAAGGAAGGTATGCCCCTACCAACGATTCACCTGGTCAAAAAGATTCACTCTGCTCAAAAAGTCATTACTACTGTTAGCAGCTGggtgtagctctgtagtagattgcttgcctagcatacacttTGCGCTGGTTGGTGCCCTGCTAGGTAGGGAGTGGGGGAAATGAGGAACCCTGCTGGGTTGCTTGTGTCCTTGCATTTCTCTAGCAAGTGCCGACCTGTGTCTTTacaaaatgtttctgttttttcttttaaagaaaatcaaaagttatatatatatatatatatatatatatatatattcttgttaGCAATCACTTTTTGGGGGGAAGGAGACACTCTCAGTCAAAAGCTTCCTATCTCTTGTTTTGCTTCGGAGTTAACTTGAACTAGTCTCTGCAGAAGCCAAACACGGAACTTTCTGTCTGGCTGTACGTCGCAGGGCAAGGTTTCCGGAGCCCAGCAGTGGCATCATGGATGAGCAGAAGCTTTGCTGGGATTGGAGGAGGGGGCGGCATGTTGAGAAGGTGGAGAATAGTGATCATGTGTGTTCCTCGAATGTACAACCCACATTTGAGTGACAAATGACGAGgacaaatataaaaacaactaAGCACAATTCCCCCCGAATCTATATCGCCCCGGatgcgtgtttttttttttttttcaactaactTTGGGAAGTCGCAGAGACCCAGCGGTGCGGCCTGTGAAACCTCTCCTCGCCTCCACTTTGGCATTTTAAACGAGAACCGCCTTCAGCggttcctctccttcctccgGACTAAGGATGGAGGATTCCTTCAGCCCCTCAGCTCAGCCTCTGGCGCCCAACCTCTCCGTAGCCATCCTGCAGAGCTGGGGTCTTAACCTGACTTCGGGGCAGGGGGCCTCTGTCCCAGGACCGCAGCCGCCGCCACACGGGCCACCCAACCACCAGATCCACCTGGTCTTCATGGGAATCATCCTGGTGGCCGCGGTGGCGGGCAACACCACCGTGCTGTGTCGCCTgtgcggcagcagcagcagccggcTCTGGCCGGGTCCCAAGCGTCGCAAGATGGACTTCCTGCTGGTGCAGCTGGCAGCGGCCGACCTGTACGCGTGCGGGGGCACTGCGCTGTCGCAGCTGGCTTGGGAACTGTTGGGCGACCCGCGTCCCGCTCTGGGCGACCTGGCGTGCCGCTTCTCGCAGCTGCTTCAGGCATCCGGGCGGGGCGCCTCCGCCCACCTGGTGGCGCTCATCGCCCTCGAGCGCCAGCTCGCTGTGCGCCGTCCGCAGGGCCCGCAGCTGCCCGCGCGcgccctggctgccctgggctGGCTGCTGGCGCTGCTGCTGGCACTGCCGCCGACTTTTGTGGTGCGCTGGGGCGCTCCCCCACCTTGGGCCGCCAGCGCCTGGCCGGGGGAGCATCGCTGCTGGGGCATCTTCGCGCCTCTGCCGCGCTGGCATCTGCAGGTCTACGCTCTCTACGAAGCTGTCGTGGGCTTCGCAGCGCCGGTTGCTATCATGGGTGTTTCTTGCGGCCACCTGCTGTGTGTATGGTGGCAGCGCGGGTCTCAGGCCCCGGTGGCTGGGGCACGCTGGTCCGCCAGTCCGGCCCGAGCCCCCTTGCCCAGTGCGCTGCCCCGCGCCAAGGTGCAGAGCCTGAAAATGAGTCTGTCGTTGGCCCTGCTCTTCGTGGGCTGCGAGCTGCCCTACTTCGCCTCCCGCTTGGCCGCCGCCTGGTCGTCGGGGCCTGCGGGTGACCGGGAGGTAGAGGACCTAGTGGTGGCGATGCGCGTCGTGGAGGTGGCCAACAGCGCCCTCAACCCTTTCGTCTACCTCTTCTTCCAGGCGGGCGACTGCGGGCTCTGGCGGCGGCTACAGAGGATCCTGGGAGTTGCGTGCTGCGTGCGGGAGGGAGAAGCCGAGATCAGTGAGGGAGCTGGGGACCACCAGGCACTCCACCGCCACCGCTGGCCCCACCCCCACTATCACCACGCCAGGAGGGAGGAGCGGGACAAAGGCTGCCAACGTCCACCCCCGCCGCGCCCCAGACCGCCGGCCTGCTCCTGCGAAAGTGCCTTCTAGGAACTGCTGCACAGACAGGTTTGTCATTGTGCCACAGCCTCCAGGCAATACCGGGAAGGTCGTAGGAGCCTGCCTAAATCATAGAGTGGAACCTCTGAAGCCGTCTGCTTTCTCCCTGCCGTTGTATTTTCTTCTAAGGAGGACAAGTCTTTCACTtcgcttttgttttcttctctccagttcctttcATATTTGCCCATTTGGAGGAGACCAAACTTGGAAAGTTGTAAAAATCTATCCGAGTTCCAGAGTTGTTATTTTTGCAATTCTCTTTTATACTCCCATTGTGTTCTATATAAGACCCTTTATTTTAACTAAATTGTCAATTTTCATTCGTTGCCGTGATATGTTTTTAGTTGTTTGGAACTGTGCTTAAATCAAGTGCGCCTTTGGGGAGCAGCAAATTTGCTGTTCCTTCCAAGGGAAAAATCCCCATAACGCTCTTCCTGGGGAGTTTAGGAGGCCTACTAGCAATGCTGTAGAAAAGCTAATCGCGCTGCTCTTTGAAAAACAGAGCatttgaaaaataacatttcCCACGGAGGCgttagaacattttttttaaacacggTAATAtgttttctgggaagaaaaatcGGTGTGGCTTTTGCTTCCAGTCTAACTCCTACATCAATAAAAACTGAGTAAAGGAAAACAACATAAAGCTTCCCTTAGTCCTTTCCCAGCATGCTTGTAGGACGGGGCTGCTGTGCCCAGACCAGCGTCTAAGCCTGTCCACACTGAGCTTCTAAGGGCAAAGTCTTGAGCAAATTAGAGAAGGAAAATATCAAGGCGATGAAAGATGTGAGAAGGTGGGGCTCACTGTTCAAGTGTTAAGGAGACCAGCAGCAGAAAGCTCCAAGAGCTGCCTGTGTGGATAGAACTATTTAAAACACAAACCCAGCTGGGGGTGGAGGCCCTGCCTGCAATCTCTGCCCTCTCCAGCAGGAGCACTGGCTCAAATCTGAGGCCGACATCcattacataatgagttctagagAAGTCTGGGCTACACTGTtacactctgtctcaaacaaaacaaaacaaagcctaaCTTACTTAGGTGGGTTAGTAAGAACTAAACCAAGGAACAGAGTTGATCCCTGACCACATCCTCTTAGCTGTCCTTGCTTCTGGGGGGACTTGCAGCATTAATGAGCACTATAACCATGTGCTTAGCATCGCCCTTCACCCGCGAACTGACAGCTTTCACACATCTTGGTTTCTTGACAACAGTGAACATGCCACCACGAAGCAGAGGAGATGTGACTCATTAAAGCTTATTGATACAAGTAATGATCTCTGAGGATTCGGTTTTAACATGTGCACTCAGTGAGGATTTGTTGCGTAGCTTAGTGTGAGTCAGGTCTAGGTAGGTTACACAGAAGAGAAGCCGAAGGAAATCGACACTTAGTGTGGCTTGCATTCCTCcagaattctttttcttagtgaaTATACCAGCTCAGTCTACAGTAGGCCCTAACTGAATGGGCTGGGGTCTGTCCTCCTTGGACATTTGGATCCTGGGGTTTAGCATCGTCTTCCCAGCTGAGAGCTGCCAAGAAAGCTACTCAGCAAACACCCAAGGTGTTTCTCTGTGAGAACCCAGTAATGACTTCACCCAGCAAGAATGTGTCCTTGCATCAGCGCTCCATCATCTCCTTTACCCACTTGCCCTTTCTATAGCCAAAAGAAGTCTGTGCAAGGAAGATCTGGGCTCACTAATCCCAAAAGCATCTCCACCTTCTTAGTGACCTGGGAAGGCATTGCTAATGGAAGCCAGACAACCACTGTCTTACATGAGAACACGGATTTTTCTACCAAATCTTGGGGCAAATTTGACTCTGAATGTTTGATTCTTAATCTTCAACTTTTTTCCACTGGAGGTCAGCAATGAAAACCATGTGATAGTTTGGCCAAATTGACTCTCCAGTACATTTCTCAAGGCCCCTCTGGGTCTTAGTGCTCTACCCAGAATGCTGGAAGTGAGAACGTTAGtaatctttctctgtcctccctgAGTTTCCTAGTCGTTGTGATCCATGCAAAGAGTTCAAGTGAGACACACAGTGTAGGGGAGAAGACAGGTGGAGTTTATTGCGAGGTAAAGCGGGCTGTTTCTCCAGATGTGAAAGCGGACAGTGGACAGAGAGACCACTGTGGAAGGAAACACTCAAAGGAGGAGACTGAGCATCTCGGTGGCCTGGAGGACCATGGAGAAGGGAAAAGCTCTCAAGGGGTGAGAGTGGACAGTGGACAGACACAACTGTGGAGGGAAACATTCTCAAGGGGTGAGAGTGGACAGTGCACATGAAGACCCGTGTTCCAACCTACATTTTCAGGCATGCTTTATACaatgtcttggggctggagagatggctcagtggttaagagcattgcctgctcttccaaaggtcctgagttcaattcccagcaaccacatggtggctcacagccatctgtaaagaggtctggtgccctcttctggcctgcacacatgcacacagacagaatattgtatacataataaataaataaataaataatttatacaatGTCTTAAAGTTTCTGAAACAGACTACTTCCTGAAGGGCATCTTTTCATGCAGATGATTGACAGGCCCTTTAGACTAACtcttgaggtgggggagggagtgcaATGATTAACTCTTAGGGGACAATGCAATTATCAGTTGCATGTTTTTGATTTTACCAGAAATCCTTCCACTACATAATAACCTCATAATCTTCCTGGCAGTTTAGAATGTCATTTCTCCACCAGACACCAGAGATGAAACCTCCTGCTTTTACAAGGTGCTGACATAAAAGGAAGGATCAACCCTCAAGAACTTTCAAGTCTGCTAATATCTAGCTAGCAATGTGACAGCAGTCATGATTACAGCCCTTTCCTTGCAGCCCCTGGCCTACAGGGACTACCCTCCCCTGCTGATGCTGGGAGAGTGAAAACACAGAAGATTATGCCCTGGCTGAGGCCAGGacaccctttccttttctccagaATTTGGACAATAACTGTTACTGTCCTTCAGGTTGTCCTTCCTCTCTTATCATCCTCCCCACCCTGCTGAGGATGTTATGGTCTGAAAAATACCAGGAATAGATCAGCCAAAGAGCAAATACAAGCTTCTGCACAAATCCAAGCATTACTTTTATGTTTATTAATAGatatttattaactaattatcTTATGCTAGGAGATATGGTAAGCAttggaaaaactaaaatgaacaCCACCCTTTTGCCTCAAAGAGACAACATGGGCAGATGTAGGAGACAATCTAATTACACTGCAATAGCACATGTTTAATAGGGGTCTCTTAGGAGCTGGGAGCACTGAAGGGGACTGACCCTGGGAGAGTGGGTGTTTGGATGT contains:
- the Gpr150 gene encoding probable G-protein coupled receptor 150, whose protein sequence is MEDSFSPSAQPLAPNLSVAILQSWGLNLTSGQGASVPGPQPPPHGPPNHQIHLVFMGIILVAAVAGNTTVLCRLCGSSSSRLWPGPKRRKMDFLLVQLAAADLYACGGTALSQLAWELLGDPRPALGDLACRFSQLLQASGRGASAHLVALIALERQLAVRRPQGPQLPARALAALGWLLALLLALPPTFVVRWGAPPPWAASAWPGEHRCWGIFAPLPRWHLQVYALYEAVVGFAAPVAIMGVSCGHLLCVWWQRGSQAPVAGARWSASPARAPLPSALPRAKVQSLKMSLSLALLFVGCELPYFASRLAAAWSSGPAGDREVEDLVVAMRVVEVANSALNPFVYLFFQAGDCGLWRRLQRILGVACCVREGEAEISEGAGDHQALHRHRWPHPHYHHARREERDKGCQRPPPPRPRPPACSCESAF